A stretch of the Notamacropus eugenii isolate mMacEug1 chromosome 2, mMacEug1.pri_v2, whole genome shotgun sequence genome encodes the following:
- the CA4 gene encoding carbonic anhydrase 4 has translation MISFLMLLALTLAQPVAPAHWCYESQAKITSCTGPSQWTGNCQDNRQSPINIDTTKTILNSTLIPFQFINYDQKKSLSIINNGHTVEVQLDDTIRISGGGLNETYKAVAFHLHWSNSLDKGSEHTINGKSYAMEMHIVHIKNKYHNVSEALSENGNDEIAVLGFLIKSSPQIHSGFANLVENLRNIPYQTNEVGLKEFSLFDLIPKVDKLKNYYRYWGSLTTPECQEKVIWTVFHEPIHLHSDQILEFSRMLYYNKENESKMPIIDNFRKTQPLGNRQIFTSGAGILLPQAWPTLLAPLLTYLLAVFLD, from the exons ATGATCTCGTTCCTAATGCTGCTGGCCCTCACGTTGGCCCAGCCAGTAGCCCCAG cTCACTGGTGCTATGAATCCCAAGCCAAGATAACATCATGTACAG GACCAAGCCAGTGGACTGGGAACTGCCAAGACAATCGACAATCCCCAATTAACATTGACACTACCAAAACCATTCTAAACTCTACACTGATCCCTTTCCAGTTCATCAACTATGACCAGAAGAAGTCACTATCCATTATAAACAATGGGCACACAG TGGAAGTGCAACTTGATGACACAATCAGGATCTCTGGAGGTGGCCTGAATGAAACTTACAAGGCAGTCGCGTTCCATCTGCACTGGTCGAACTCTTTGGACAAGGGCTCTGAACATACTATCAATGGGAAGTCCTATGCCATGGAG ATGCACATTGTTCATATCAAGAACAAGTATCATAATGTATCAGAAGCACTCAGTGAGAATGGCAATGATGAAATTGCTGTTCTGGGATTCCTAATAAAG AGTTCACCTCAAATCCATTCTGGCTTCGCCAATCTAGTGGAGAACCTGAGGAACATCCCATACCAGA CCAATGAAGTCGGTCTAAAAGAATTCAGTCTTTTTGATCTCATCCCAAAAGTTGATAAGTTGAAAAATTACTACCGCTACTGGGGCTCCCTTACTACTCCTGAGTGCCAAGAGAAGGTCATCTGGACTGTGTTTCATGAGCCTATCCATCTCCATAGTGATCAG ATCTTGGAATTCTCCCGGATGCTGTACTATAATAAGGAGAATGAGTCTAAGATGCCCATTATAGACAACTTCCGGAAAACACAGCCACTAGGGAATCGCCAGATCTTTACTTCCGGGGCGGGAATACTATTGCCCCAAGCCTGGCCCACGCTTCTGGCCCCTCTGCTGACCTACCTCCTGGCTGTCTTCCTCGACTGA
- the LOC140528777 gene encoding LOW QUALITY PROTEIN: RNA-binding protein EWS-like (The sequence of the model RefSeq protein was modified relative to this genomic sequence to represent the inferred CDS: substituted 2 bases at 2 genomic stop codons), giving the protein MANYSTYSQAAAQQGYSAYAAQPAQGYAQTTQAYGQQSYGTYGQPTDVSYTQAQTTATYGQTAYATSYGQPPTGYTTPTAPQAYSQPVQGYGTGAYDTTTATVTTTQASYTAQSAYGTQPAYPTYGQQPATAAPARPQDGSKPAETSQPQSSTAGYSQPSLGYGQSNNSYSQVPGSYPMQPVTAPPSYPPTSYSSTQPTSYDQSSYSQQNTYGQQSSYGQQSSYGQQSSYGQQPPTSYPPQTGSYSQAPSQYSQQSSSYRQQSAFRQDHPSSMGVYGQESGGFSGPGENRSMSGPDNRGRGRGGFDRGGMSRGGRGGGGGGRGGMGTYGRRTRPXLRXLGLLGPWHGPPVDPDEDSENSAIYVQGLNDNVTVDELADFFKQCGVVKMNKRTGQPMINIYLDKETGKPKGDATVSYDDPPTAKAAVEWFDGKDFQGSKLKVSLARKKPPMNNMRGSMPPREGRGMPPPLRGGPGGPGGPGGSMGRMGGRGGDRGGFPPRGPRGSRGNPSGGGNVQHRAGDWQCPNPGCGNQNFAWRTECNQCKAPKPEGFLPPPFPPPGGDRGRGGPGGMRGGRGGLMDRGGPGGMFRGGRGGDRGGFRGGRGMDRGGFGGGRRGGPGGPPGPLMEQMGGRRGGRGGPGKMDKGEHRQEHRDRPY; this is encoded by the exons ATGGCCAACTATAGTACCTACAGTCAAGCTGCAGCCCAGCAGGGCTACAGTGCTTATGCAGCCCAGCCAGCTCAAGGATACGCACAGACCACCCAGGCATATGGGCAACAGAGTTATGGAACCTATGGGCAACCTACTGATGTCAGCTACACACAGGCTCAGACAACAGCAACATACGGGCAGACTGCATACGCGACCTCTTACGGACAACCTCCGACAGGTTATACTACACCAACTGCACCTCAAGCTTACAGTCAGCCTGTCCAAGGATATGGGACAGGGGCCTATGATACCACCACTGCTACAGTTACGACCACCCAGGCGTCCTACACAGCACAGTCTGCATATGGCACCCAGCCTGCTTACCCTACCTACGGGCAGCAGCCAGCAACTGCCGCACCTGCAAGACCCCAGGATGGTAGCAAGCCTGCTGAGACTAGTCAGCCTCAATCTAGTACAGCAGGCTACAGCCAACCCAGCCTAGGATACGGACAAAGCAACAACAGTTACTCACAGGTGCCCGGCAGCTATCCCATGCAGCCAGTCACCGCGCCACCCTCCTATCCTCCAACAAGCTATTCCTCTACCCAGCCGACTAGTTACGATCAGAGCAGTTACTCCCAGCAGAATACCTATGGGCAGCAAAGCAGCTATGGACAGCAGAGTAGCTATGGTCAACAGAGCAGCTATGGGCAGCAGCCCCCCACTAGTTATCCCCCCCAAACTGGATCCTACAGCCAGGCTCCAAGTCAATATAGCCAGCAGAGCAGCAGCTACCGGCAGCAGAGTGCGTTCCGGCAGGACCATCCCAGTAGCATGGGTGTATATGGGCAGGAGTCTGGAGGCTTTTCCGGACCTGGAGAAAACCGGAGCATGAGTGGCCCTGATAACCGGGGCAGGGGAAGAGGGGGATTTGATCGTGGAGGCATGAGCAGAGGTGggcggggaggaggaggaggaggacgcgGTGGAATGGGGACCTATGGAAGAAGGACCAGACCCTGACTTAGGTAACTTGGACTCCTTGGGCCT TGGCATGGCCCACCTGTAGATCCAGATGAAGACTCAGAAAACAGTGCAATTTATGTACAGGGACTGAATGACAATGTGACTGTCGATGAGCTGGCAGACTTTTTCAAACAGTGTGGAGTTGTCAAGATGAACAAAAGGACTGGGCAGCCGATGATAAATATTTACTTAGACAAGGAAACCGGAAAACCAAAAGGAGATGCCACCGTATCCTACGACGACCCACCTACTGCAAAGGCTGCAGTAGAATGGTTTGATGGGAAGGACTTCCAAGGGAGCAAACTCAAAGTGTCTCTTGCTCGGAAGAAACCTCCAATGAACAACATGCGAGGCAGCATGCCACCCCGTGAAGGCAGAGGGATGCCTCCTCCTCTCCGAGGAGGCCCTGGAGGGCCAGGAGGGCCAGGAGGTTCCATGGGTCGAATGGGCGGCAGAGGAGGAGACAGGGGAGGTTTTCCACCAAGAGGACCCAGGGGTTCCCGAGGAAACCCTTCAGGAGGCGGAAATGTCCAGCACAGAGCAGGAGATTGGCAGTGCCCTAATCCAGGCTGTGGAAACCAGAATTTTGCCTGGAGAACAGAGTGTAATCAGTGTAAGGCCCCTAAGCCAGAGGGATTTCTTCCACCACCCTTCCCACCTCCAGGTGGTGACCGTGGCAGAGGTGGCCCCGGTGGCATGAGGGGTGGCAGAGGTGGCCTCATGGACCGTGGAGGGCCGGGCGGCATGTTCAGAGGAGGCCGAGGTGGAGACAGAGGTGGCTTCCGGGGAGGCCGAGGGATGGATCGAGGAGGCTTTGGTGGTGGAAGAAGAGGAGGACCTGGAGGTCCTCCCGGGCCTCTCATGGAACAGATGGGAGGCAGAAGAGGCGGGCGCGGAGGACCCGGAAAAATGGATAAAGGCGAGCACCGTCAGGAGCACAGAGACCGGCCCTACTAG